ATTTTGCATTTCAAATCGAGATGCAAAAGAATATGCCAACTTAATCGTAAGTATAACCGTTTATGGAATTAAGCCGAATAAACCGCGGCGGTGCTAAACGTTATGGCCTTTGAAAACTATTTTCAGAATTTGCAGCTTGAACAGCTTTTCAGAAAGCTGAATGCTCCCAATCCCGAGTTACTTGCGAAGGAAGTCCAGTATTTCACAGCGGAGGAAGCTGAAAAGAGAGACAAAATCATATTAGACTATTTTGGAGAAAATGGAGTAAACAAAATAGTCAACACCATTCACGAATTTTTATTTACAACGCCGAGTCCCCCGCAAGATGCGAAAGTTTTAGATGTCGGAGCTGGTTCCGGCTTTTTCACAGTTAAGCTATATAATAGGTTTCGCCAAACATTGCACAATGTTCAATTTTATGCCATGGACGCAACCCCAGCTATGCTTAATTCATTAAGAAAGAAGAGCGACGAAATAACACCATTTGTAGGAATAGCTGAAAATATCAAGGGCAGCATAACAGAGGCAAGAAAATACTTCAATATTCCACTCAGATTTGACGCAGCATATTCAACGTTAATGCTTCACCACAGCGCTGAACCAGCAAAAGTCTTCCAAAGCATTAAAGAAATTCTAAAAAGAAAAGGCAGAGCCATTATTATAGACCTTTACAAACATAACTTTGAAGAGTTCAAAAAAGAATTGGGCGATATTCACTTAGGCTTCGATGTAAAAAGCATCAATGAAATGGCATGCGAACATTTTTCAAAAGTCAAAATCGAGAAGATTGGAGGCATCTGCTGCGATTGTTCAGGACGCTCCGCAGAAATATTCGCTACTTTTTTAGAATGCTAATTCAGTAATTTCATAGAAAAATACAAAGGTAAAAGCACTTTCTTCACATTCTTTTAATGTCTCTTAAACGCAATAAAGTTCATTTAGCAAGGATCTTGGAACTTTCGTAATTTAGAAATTTCCGCTTGAAACGCCTTATACGCATGTTATTGGGCATCTGGTGAGAGCCCATCAGAAACTCAAATTTAGAAAAGCATTTGTGGACTAGACAGGCGTTGGCAAGCCCGTTCTCGAAGAAATCCGCAACCAAGGCTTAGGCAATGTTGAAGGCTTGAAGTTTACGGTTCAAACAAAAGAAGAGCTGCTGTCGAACTTGAAGATTACCATGAAGCAGAACCGCTTGGCGATACCGTATCATAGGCAACTGTGCAAGCAAATAAACGAGCAGCAGTACGCACACAGCAAAAGCGGGCACTCGCAGTTTAGTCACCCAGCAAATAGCCACGACGACATGTTATGGTCGTTAGCCTTAAGCGCTTATGCAGCAAGAGAACTGCCGAGAAAAGAACCAACATTCACATTTGATTAATTAAAAACTACAGTAGTCTCTAATTAACATATCCACCATATCGAGTTACAAACTCTTTGACCCTTTGTCTTGCATCAAACAACTTCCTTGCAAGTAAACCCAATTCTCTATAAAAAGATAGAGGGTCATCAATAGCAAGTATCCTCAACTTTTTATATTTATTATTCAAGTTCAAAATCAAAAGCAAATTCAAACAGCGGGAAGTCCTTGAAAAGCTTAGAAGTGGAGAAACAAAAGTGCTGATAGCCACAAGCGTAGCTGAGGAAGGCCTGGGCATTCTGATAGACTACGGGGTTTTTAAGAGTCTATTCAAGCGAGATACGCTATATACAACGCAGAGGCAGAACAGGCAGACGTGTAGCTGGAAAAGTAACAATACTAATAGCCGAGGAACGGTTGATGAGGCCTTCTACTGGTCAAGCATTTCAAGAGCCAGAAAAATGAAACGAATAATAAGCCAACTAAACAGGAAGATGCCAGAACTGCTCAAGGAAAAGGCCAAGCCGGCTATAACTCTGATGGACTATCAGCCACAAACAAAGCAAGCCCCAATAAGCACTCAAATGCTTCATACAGAGGCGGCTATGCCCAGAAAATAGCTTTGGAAACCCCAAACAATTCAGACGAAAGGCCTAAGCCAAGCCTTAAAATGGCTTATGGAAAACCTTCCAAACCAAACAATCCCAATAGAGGAAGTTGTCAAACGGGCTTACGAAGAGGAAGGCCTAGAAAAGGCAACTGTTGAAACAGCCATATGGCGCCTAACACAACAAGGCGAGATATACAGACCAGAAACAGGAAAAATAAGAAGACTATAAAAAGGAACTCACTTAATTTTTTAATTGCATACGGCTAGGCCCACCATATTCATTGGCTAATCAAGATAAGAATGTTCTCTTTCTTTGATTGATGAAAGTGCTTGGAACTTCTTGATGGCGTATTCGACGATTTTCATGGCTTCTTTGGCGTTTTTCCACTCCTTAAATTTAACCCATTTATGGGGTTCCAGACGCTTGTAGGTTTCGAAGAACTCCTGAATTTCCCTCAGCTTATGTGAGTGAACATCGTTTATGTCTCTGTATCCCTCAAACCTTGCGTCGTTCACCAGCACCGACAATATTTTCGGGTCTACGCCCTTTTCGTCCTCCACTATTAACCCGCCTATAACCCTAACTTTAACGATGCATCCAACTTCTAGAGGTTCATAGGTTAAAGCCATTATGTCAAGAGGGTCTTCATCATCAAACCAGGTCAGCGGAACAAACCCATACTCAACTGGGAAAACCACTGAAGACGGTATTATACGGTCTAAAACGAATGTTTCCCATTGAGTATTGTATTCGTATTTGTCTCTTGAACCGCTTATAACCTCAATGACCATGTTTAGAATTTCGGGAGGTTTTTCTCCGCATGGAATATCACGCCAAAGGTTCATTCCAAACCCTCTTGCCAAAACATATAAACCCATATTTAGCCTTTTTGAAACCCATAAGGAACAATCTTTGATGATGTTTTGGCAGCTAACTATTCCTGAGGTGTTCAGGCTGGCATCGGCGACTGATACTGATTTTGAAGCATACGCAATAGTTCTTGATATTCTGGGTTGACCCTTTTATGTTTCTCTAGAATGGCGCACCCGATTTTATGCCAGTCCCGGGTTATCCTTGGCCACAGCTCGCTGGTCATTAACTGTTTTATCACATATTCTCTTAATGGCTTTTCACGTTTGATCTTCCTCTGGTGCCACTCAAAGCTTATGAGGCCCGCGCGTTTTAAGTACTGGATTATGTGGCCAACTTGATGGTAATCAAGTGGGTATTCCATGTTTGTTTCTAGGTCTTCTAGGAGTGAGTCAACTGTTATTTCATCTTCTGGGCGCAGAGAGATTATGGCTATAACATTTTGGATGAGCTTTGCAGTCTTAGTGACATAGATTCCAATCTTCTTAGGTGGGATAAGGGTTTGTTCTATGCGGTATCCATACCTCCTATAAAACCAGCTCTTTATGATTTCGGCTAGAGTTAGGTATGTGCATAGAATTGCGGCTAAGGCTATGTAGAATGTTGCAGGGGGCTTCACAAATTG
The sequence above is drawn from the Candidatus Bathyarchaeota archaeon genome and encodes:
- a CDS encoding class I SAM-dependent methyltransferase, coding for MAFENYFQNLQLEQLFRKLNAPNPELLAKEVQYFTAEEAEKRDKIILDYFGENGVNKIVNTIHEFLFTTPSPPQDAKVLDVGAGSGFFTVKLYNRFRQTLHNVQFYAMDATPAMLNSLRKKSDEITPFVGIAENIKGSITEARKYFNIPLRFDAAYSTLMLHHSAEPAKVFQSIKEILKRKGRAIIIDLYKHNFEEFKKELGDIHLGFDVKSINEMACEHFSKVKIEKIGGICCDCSGRSAEIFATFLEC
- a CDS encoding inorganic diphosphatase, producing the protein MNLWRDIPCGEKPPEILNMVIEVISGSRDKYEYNTQWETFVLDRIIPSSVVFPVEYGFVPLTWFDDEDPLDIMALTYEPLEVGCIVKVRVIGGLIVEDEKGVDPKILSVLVNDARFEGYRDINDVHSHKLREIQEFFETYKRLEPHKWVKFKEWKNAKEAMKIVEYAIKKFQALSSIKEREHSYLD